From the Streptococcus sp. 29887 genome, one window contains:
- a CDS encoding TetR/AcrR family transcriptional regulator, producing MEKYFTTSQKFLKAFFELKKSDDNNSFTINQIADRAKLSRRVFYHYYNSKETFLEESLEYILNEISIILAKDPSLNDNVVGEMLQFLYKNKEIAVDFVHFFPHVSLEVTKYITEVIENSSIPNLPKQLEQAYKIPYEYALTVYVSTIDSIIKYWIQHGCQESPETIQRYILSIVRI from the coding sequence ATGGAAAAGTATTTTACAACCAGCCAAAAATTTCTGAAAGCCTTTTTCGAACTCAAAAAATCTGATGACAATAACAGTTTTACGATCAATCAAATTGCAGACCGTGCTAAACTAAGCCGTCGGGTCTTCTATCACTACTACAACTCTAAGGAAACCTTCCTAGAAGAATCCCTTGAATATATCCTGAACGAAATCAGTATTATTCTAGCAAAAGATCCCTCCCTAAATGACAATGTCGTAGGAGAAATGTTGCAGTTTCTCTATAAAAATAAGGAAATAGCCGTGGACTTTGTTCATTTTTTCCCTCATGTTTCTTTAGAAGTTACCAAGTATATTACCGAAGTTATTGAAAATTCCAGTATTCCTAATCTTCCAAAACAACTTGAACAGGCATATAAAATTCCTTACGAGTATGCCTTAACTGTTTATGTTTCAACCATCGACAGTATCATCAAGTATTGGATACAACATGGTTGTCAAGAATCACCTGAAACTATTCAGCGTTATATCTTGTCCATTGTGCGTATTTAA
- a CDS encoding ribonuclease D — protein MVKIIRINLKTHAENRKDLIDYCLSNHKQFLAIGWAGEFETFEAYFNTVRSGMKRINPVLNIFRNVAIDDLFWTRDLEGNYWICRSKGKAEAFFSKELDIGAVIPVEAYKVGLQVPGQIKASFNRANAGTANEIRDAIIEEYSKATYNNLSQTDHYQVNQLRGNLLDNLPDFDLEELVISYIQIKYDYYVLSNSIASKSTTIKIECEFLSRNPANVSKAVVQVKGKKAATLDAMQFSSFVEAGYKVFLFAPNVENAETLKNIIVITPSELLDFYNTNKIILPTSITQWEKLY, from the coding sequence ATGGTTAAAATTATTAGGATAAATTTAAAAACACATGCAGAGAATAGGAAAGATTTGATAGATTACTGTTTAAGTAACCACAAACAGTTTCTCGCCATCGGTTGGGCAGGTGAGTTTGAGACATTTGAAGCATATTTTAATACTGTTAGAAGTGGTATGAAAAGAATTAACCCAGTTTTAAATATTTTTAGAAATGTTGCAATTGATGATTTGTTCTGGACGAGGGATTTGGAGGGGAATTATTGGATTTGTCGCTCAAAAGGGAAAGCAGAAGCTTTTTTTAGTAAAGAGTTAGATATCGGTGCAGTGATTCCAGTTGAAGCTTATAAAGTAGGTTTGCAAGTTCCAGGGCAGATTAAAGCGTCTTTCAATAGGGCAAATGCAGGTACGGCTAATGAAATTCGAGATGCAATCATTGAGGAATACTCTAAAGCCACTTATAATAATTTATCTCAAACTGACCATTATCAAGTTAACCAGTTGCGAGGGAATTTATTAGATAATCTACCCGATTTTGATTTAGAGGAGTTGGTTATTTCTTATATTCAAATTAAATATGATTATTATGTTCTTTCAAATTCTATTGCTAGTAAGTCGACAACTATAAAAATTGAATGTGAATTTTTGTCCCGTAATCCAGCAAATGTATCGAAGGCAGTTGTACAAGTAAAAGGTAAAAAAGCTGCTACTTTGGATGCGATGCAATTTTCAAGTTTTGTAGAAGCAGGTTATAAAGTATTTCTATTTGCACCAAATGTAGAAAATGCAGAAACGCTGAAAAATATTATTGTTATCACGCCAAGTGAATTACTTGATTTCTATAACACTAATAAAATAATTTTGCCAACATCCATTACTCAATGGGAAAAATTATATTAA
- a CDS encoding SRPBCC family protein, translated as MNKIIHCKALLNCSSERAFCLFTKNEEIITWLTEKSEIEPWVGGKYELFWDKNDNENNSTLGCKVTAFELNKLLCFNWKGPVQYADVMNVAKPLTHVCITFFAEKENKTEIHLIHSGWGEGEKWEQARLWFEKVWKQSFLRLENLF; from the coding sequence ATGAATAAAATAATCCATTGCAAGGCACTCTTAAACTGTTCATCAGAAAGAGCATTTTGTTTATTCACTAAGAATGAAGAGATTATAACTTGGCTAACAGAAAAATCAGAAATAGAACCTTGGGTTGGTGGGAAATATGAACTTTTTTGGGATAAAAATGATAATGAAAATAATAGTACTTTAGGGTGCAAAGTAACAGCATTTGAATTGAATAAACTATTATGCTTCAATTGGAAAGGTCCGGTACAATATGCGGATGTAATGAATGTTGCAAAACCACTGACTCATGTATGTATTACATTCTTTGCAGAAAAAGAAAATAAGACGGAAATTCATTTGATTCATAGTGGTTGGGGAGAGGGAGAAAAATGGGAACAGGCACGTTTATGGTTTGAAAAGGTTTGGAAACAGTCATTTTTAAGACTGGAAAATTTGTTTTAA